In Isoptericola variabilis 225, the genomic window GGGCTTTTGACGCGCGTCAAGCAAAAGTTGCCCGCAAGTTGGTGGAGGTCGTGGTTCACTAGTCTCATGGAGGAACTGACCAAGTTCGCTCCGCGCCCCAACGGTGCGGGAGAGATGTTCCAGCTGCTCCGCGACGGCAGGCCCCGCACGCGCTCGGACCTCGCCGCGGCGACGGGACAGGCACGGTCGACGATCGCCGCGCGCATCGACGCGCTCATGGCGGCCGGTCTCGTCGTGCCCGCGGGCGAGGCCAGCTCCACGGGCGGCCGCCCGCCCGCGACGTTCGCGTTCAACCCCGACGCCAAGGTCGTGCTCGCGGTGGACCTGGGAGCGACGCACGCGCACCTCGCCGTGACCGACCTCGCCTCGCGCGTGCTGGTCGAGACGGACCAGCTGCTGCCGATCGCGGAAGGGCCCGACGTCGTGCTCTCGTGGGTCAAGACGGCCGGCGACAAGCTCCTCGCGTCGGCCGAGCGCGAGCTCTCGGACCTCGCCGGCGTCGGCGTCGGCCTGCCGGGACCGGTCGAGCACTCGACGGGCCGCCCGATCAACCCGCCGATCATGCCCGCGTGGGACGACGTCGACGTGCCGGGCATCCTGCGGTCCCACTTCAAGGCGCCCGTGCTCGTCGACAACGACGTGAACATCATGGCGCTGGGAGAGCACCGCGCGGCGTGGCAGGACGTCAACGACCTGTTCTTCCTCAAGGTCGCCACGGGCATCGGCGCCGGCATCATCGCCGACGGCGCGCTGCGCCGGGGCGCGCAGGGCGCCGCGGGCGACGTCGGCCACATCGCCGTGCCCGGGGCCGCCGCCGTCCAGTGCCGGTGCGGCAACGTCGGCTGCCTCGAGGCCGTCGCGAGCGGTCAGGCGATCGCCGCGACGCTCGCGGAGCAGGGC contains:
- a CDS encoding ROK family protein, producing MEELTKFAPRPNGAGEMFQLLRDGRPRTRSDLAAATGQARSTIAARIDALMAAGLVVPAGEASSTGGRPPATFAFNPDAKVVLAVDLGATHAHLAVTDLASRVLVETDQLLPIAEGPDVVLSWVKTAGDKLLASAERELSDLAGVGVGLPGPVEHSTGRPINPPIMPAWDDVDVPGILRSHFKAPVLVDNDVNIMALGEHRAAWQDVNDLFFLKVATGIGAGIIADGALRRGAQGAAGDVGHIAVPGAAAVQCRCGNVGCLEAVASGQAIAATLAEQGLEARSSADVVTLVRSGELAASTAVRQAGRDIGAVLAACVSMLNPSIVAIGGIVAEAGEHLIAGIREVVYQRSLPLATQHLRIVTSQTRGEAGVLGASAMAVDHVLSPEAIDAFVA